One genomic region from Bactrocera tryoni isolate S06 chromosome 3, CSIRO_BtryS06_freeze2, whole genome shotgun sequence encodes:
- the LOC120770638 gene encoding jerky protein homolog-like, whose amino-acid sequence MKRYGSTEEAEEEYQQDEKTKKQRVTFLACTNATGVHKVKFLVIGKAKNPRSFKNFDSPVDYNCSKPSWMTAAIFKHWFHHSFVPQVRKFLKDQGLPNKALLLIDNAPSHPPENKLRSDDELITAMFMPPNVTPLIQPMDQNAIRLTKLFYRNSLLASIVATGTDVIEALRKLTLSYWLFRFSLAAS is encoded by the exons ATGAAACGATATGGCAGCACGGAAGAGGCAGAAGAAGAGTATCAGCAAGACGA aaaaacgaaaaaacagcGTGTCACTTTTCTGGCTTGTACAAACGCAACAGGGGTGCATAAAGTTAAATTTCTTGTTATTGGAAAGGCAAAAAATCCTcgctcttttaaaaattttgattctcCTGTTGACTACAATTGCTCCAAGCCGTCATGGATGACGGCTGCCATTTTTAAACATTGGTTTCACCATTCGTTTGTACCACAG GtcaggaaatttttaaaagatcaAGGATTGCCCAATAAAGCTCTGCTGTTGATAGACAATGCTCCATCTCATCCTCCCGAAAATAAATTGAGATCAGATGACGAGTTAATAACTGCAATGTTTATGCCACCTAATGTCACTCCACTCATACAGCCAATGGATCAAAATGCCATACGACTTACAAAGCTTTTCTACAGAAACAGTCTTTTGGCATCAATTGTAGCCACAGGAACTGATGTTATTGAAGCCCTAAGGAAATTGACGTTAAGCTATTGGCTATTTAGATTTAGCTTGGCAGCATCTTGA